The following proteins come from a genomic window of Halomarina ordinaria:
- the mobA gene encoding molybdenum cofactor guanylyltransferase encodes MTTEDVPRSAVVLAGGRSRRFGRGDKALAPVAGRPMIRRVVERLAPATDEVVVNCRADQHPRLAAALGPAGEHVRFAIDAPDRVDDGPVAGLHAGLDAAASSLAAVVACDMPRLSPSLLDLLFVRASTEGRSVAVPTAGGHRQPLPGVVRVAPALAACEAVGPGGSLRALCDRLDPVVVSTAAVRGHAAPGTLVDVDTPADLRATAAAIDRT; translated from the coding sequence GTGACGACTGAGGACGTCCCCCGGTCGGCGGTCGTCCTCGCGGGCGGGCGCTCGCGGCGCTTCGGCCGCGGCGACAAGGCCCTCGCCCCCGTCGCGGGCCGGCCGATGATTCGTCGGGTGGTCGAGCGCCTCGCACCCGCGACCGACGAGGTGGTGGTGAACTGCCGGGCGGACCAGCACCCCCGCCTCGCGGCCGCCCTCGGCCCGGCGGGCGAACACGTCCGCTTCGCCATCGACGCCCCCGACCGCGTCGACGACGGGCCGGTCGCCGGCCTCCACGCGGGGCTCGACGCCGCCGCCTCGTCGCTCGCCGCGGTCGTCGCCTGCGACATGCCGCGGCTGTCGCCGTCGCTGCTCGACCTGCTGTTCGTCCGCGCGTCCACCGAGGGGCGGTCGGTCGCGGTCCCGACCGCCGGCGGCCACCGTCAGCCCCTCCCCGGCGTGGTTCGGGTCGCGCCGGCGCTGGCGGCCTGCGAGGCCGTCGGCCCCGGCGGGTCCCTCAGGGCGCTCTGTGACCGCCTCGACCCCGTCGTCGTCTCGACTGCCGCCGTCCGCGGCCACGCCGCCCCGGGGACGCTCGTCGACGTGGACACGCCCGCGGACCTCCGGGCGACGGCCGCCGCCATCGACCGAACCTGA
- the nasA gene encoding assimilatory nitrate reductase NasA has product MSEWTPTTCMRCAVGCGHVQRGVDVGYGIDGVRGDAAHPVSRGLACGRGTSESADPGGEWLTRPLVRQDGDLLPTTWDLALARVAREFEAAVETSPHALGVLGSGQQTNEAAYALGKLARGGVGTRNYDANTTLCMASAVAAYYEAFGSDAPPPTYDDVPDAERHVVWGANPAVAHPVLFRWIRESAAEGELLVVDPVETKTARAADGHVALAPGGDLALARAVLSLVVRRGAVDEAFVERATEGFDALREALPAPRSAARAAGVSLTDVAALADALAAPTLLYWGMGVNQSVRGTDTCRALVDLCLATGNLGPGTGPFSLTGQANSMGTRVCSSKGTWPGHRAFDDPAEREAVAEAWDVPVERLPDDPGPGPVGIVEAVDDEVAALWTVATNPVASLPDASAVERRLDDVFLVVQDAFRSETAELADVVLPAATWGESAGTVMNMERTVSRVRPGTDLAPGVRTDLDIVAALSQSLAPGLLDGHPDPSDVFDEFAALTAGTDADCSGIGYARLDAERAVRWPAPDPTAVGGYRYHRDEGEWAFPTDSGRARFSTALPTDLPEPADEGYPLTLTTARAADAYNTGVRGRSDGPPTARVHPETLAAHVPPLDDPSETTLRVESRRGAVAVRPEPDPGVPVGVVWLPIHHPMTNTLTLPETDPRSDEPNYKQCAVRLLAPPATDDPSLGEVA; this is encoded by the coding sequence GGTGCGCGGCGACGCCGCCCACCCGGTCAGCCGCGGCCTCGCCTGCGGGCGGGGGACCAGCGAGTCGGCCGACCCCGGCGGCGAGTGGCTCACCCGCCCGCTGGTGCGCCAGGACGGCGACCTCCTCCCGACGACGTGGGACCTCGCGCTGGCGCGGGTCGCCCGCGAGTTCGAGGCGGCCGTCGAAACGTCGCCCCACGCGCTCGGCGTCCTCGGCAGCGGCCAGCAGACGAACGAGGCGGCCTACGCGCTGGGGAAACTCGCCCGCGGCGGCGTCGGGACGCGCAACTACGACGCCAACACGACCCTCTGCATGGCCAGTGCCGTCGCCGCCTACTACGAGGCGTTCGGCAGCGACGCCCCGCCGCCGACGTACGACGACGTCCCCGACGCGGAGCGCCACGTCGTCTGGGGGGCGAACCCGGCGGTCGCTCACCCCGTCCTCTTCCGGTGGATTCGCGAGAGCGCTGCCGAGGGGGAACTGCTCGTCGTCGACCCCGTCGAGACGAAGACGGCACGTGCGGCCGACGGACACGTCGCGCTCGCCCCCGGCGGCGACCTCGCGCTGGCGCGGGCGGTCCTCTCGCTCGTCGTCCGCCGGGGCGCCGTCGACGAGGCGTTCGTCGAGCGCGCCACCGAGGGGTTCGACGCCCTCCGCGAGGCCCTCCCCGCGCCCCGGTCGGCGGCCCGCGCCGCCGGCGTCTCGCTCACGGACGTGGCGGCACTCGCCGACGCCCTCGCCGCCCCGACGCTGCTCTACTGGGGGATGGGCGTCAACCAGAGCGTCCGCGGGACCGACACCTGCCGGGCGCTCGTCGACCTCTGTCTCGCGACGGGCAACCTCGGGCCGGGGACCGGTCCCTTCTCGCTGACCGGCCAGGCCAACTCGATGGGCACCCGGGTGTGCTCCTCGAAGGGCACCTGGCCGGGCCACCGGGCGTTCGACGACCCCGCCGAGCGCGAGGCGGTCGCCGAGGCGTGGGACGTCCCCGTCGAGCGACTGCCCGACGACCCCGGCCCCGGTCCCGTGGGCATCGTCGAAGCCGTCGACGACGAGGTGGCGGCGCTGTGGACGGTCGCCACCAACCCCGTCGCGAGCCTCCCGGACGCGAGCGCGGTCGAACGTCGTCTCGACGACGTCTTCCTCGTCGTCCAGGACGCCTTCCGCAGCGAGACGGCGGAACTCGCCGACGTGGTCCTCCCGGCGGCGACCTGGGGGGAGTCCGCGGGCACCGTCATGAACATGGAGCGGACCGTCTCGCGCGTCCGCCCGGGGACTGACCTCGCCCCCGGCGTCCGCACGGACCTCGACATCGTCGCCGCGCTCTCCCAGTCGCTCGCCCCCGGCCTCCTCGACGGCCACCCCGACCCGAGCGACGTGTTCGACGAGTTCGCCGCGCTCACGGCGGGTACGGACGCCGACTGCTCGGGCATCGGCTACGCCCGTCTCGACGCGGAACGGGCGGTCCGCTGGCCGGCGCCCGACCCCACCGCGGTCGGCGGCTACCGCTACCACCGTGACGAGGGGGAGTGGGCGTTCCCCACCGACTCCGGGCGCGCGCGGTTCTCGACGGCGCTCCCGACCGACCTGCCCGAACCGGCCGACGAGGGCTACCCGCTGACGCTCACCACCGCGCGCGCCGCGGACGCCTACAACACCGGCGTCCGCGGGCGTTCCGACGGTCCGCCGACCGCCCGCGTCCACCCCGAGACGCTGGCCGCGCACGTCCCGCCGCTCGACGACCCGAGCGAGACCACCCTGCGAGTCGAGTCGCGCCGCGGGGCCGTCGCGGTCCGTCCCGAACCGGACCCCGGCGTCCCCGTCGGCGTCGTCTGGCTCCCCATCCACCACCCCATGACGAACACGCTCACGCTCCCCGAGACCGACCCGCGCTCCGACGAACCGAACTACAAGCAGTGCGCCGTCCGCCTGCTCGCGCCGCCGGCGACCGACGACCCCTCGCTGGGGGAGGTGGCGTAG
- a CDS encoding MFS transporter, whose amino-acid sequence MTKWRTLLLATVGFNFSFLIWFSFAPFTGPMAEEFGLSLAEVGVLASAAIWLAPFGRILTGWLSDKFGAPTVFAIVLAYVGVFSIASAFAQSYTVFFLERLVVATAGITFVIGIQHVSEWFPEEQLGTAEGVYAGVGNAGAAAGALILPRVFGPEWSGPLFDTNWRAVFFYTGVVSILLAVVYYYFGEAAATEERRQATAESATLREWVHTATRYGTVVLALAYVMSFGLELSMNGWLATYYREAFATDDLVLASTFAATFSLAAGLLRPIGGYVSDLLARRERDILPVFRGRYREQWTFLTLCFIVVTMVGMTLAGLSGAVLLAVGAGFLVGMGCAFAEGAVFAQVPAMFPNSSGAAAGIVGGVGTVGGIVYPLVYTSALLPNRHVGYAVVAASMLPIVLLNAWVYRPHIAARATEIGFGSFGPDAEVTSGDD is encoded by the coding sequence ATGACGAAGTGGCGGACGCTCCTGCTCGCCACCGTCGGGTTCAACTTCTCGTTCCTCATCTGGTTCTCGTTCGCGCCGTTCACGGGGCCGATGGCCGAGGAGTTCGGCCTCTCGCTGGCCGAGGTCGGCGTCCTCGCCAGCGCGGCCATCTGGCTCGCCCCCTTCGGCCGTATCCTGACGGGGTGGCTCTCCGACAAGTTCGGCGCGCCGACGGTCTTCGCCATCGTCCTCGCGTACGTCGGTGTCTTCTCCATCGCGAGCGCGTTCGCCCAGTCGTACACGGTGTTCTTCCTCGAACGCCTCGTCGTCGCGACGGCCGGCATCACGTTCGTCATCGGCATCCAGCACGTCTCGGAGTGGTTCCCCGAGGAGCAACTCGGCACCGCCGAGGGCGTCTACGCCGGCGTCGGTAACGCCGGGGCCGCGGCGGGCGCACTCATCCTGCCCCGCGTGTTCGGCCCCGAGTGGAGCGGGCCGCTGTTCGACACCAACTGGCGTGCCGTGTTCTTCTACACCGGCGTCGTCTCCATCCTCCTCGCCGTCGTCTACTACTACTTCGGCGAGGCCGCCGCCACCGAGGAGCGCCGGCAGGCGACCGCCGAGAGCGCGACCCTGCGCGAGTGGGTCCACACCGCCACCCGGTACGGGACGGTCGTGCTGGCGCTCGCCTACGTGATGAGCTTCGGCCTCGAACTGTCGATGAACGGCTGGCTCGCCACCTACTACCGCGAGGCGTTCGCCACGGACGACCTCGTGCTGGCGAGCACGTTCGCCGCGACGTTCTCGCTCGCCGCGGGCCTGCTCAGACCCATCGGCGGCTACGTCAGCGACCTGCTCGCCCGGCGCGAGCGCGACATCCTCCCGGTGTTCCGGGGGCGCTACCGCGAGCAGTGGACGTTCCTCACGCTCTGTTTCATCGTCGTGACGATGGTCGGGATGACGCTCGCGGGCCTCTCGGGCGCGGTGCTGCTCGCCGTCGGCGCGGGCTTCCTCGTCGGGATGGGCTGTGCGTTCGCCGAGGGCGCCGTCTTCGCGCAGGTGCCCGCCATGTTCCCGAACAGTTCGGGCGCCGCGGCGGGCATCGTCGGCGGCGTCGGCACCGTCGGCGGCATCGTCTACCCGCTCGTGTACACCTCTGCGCTGCTCCCGAACCGCCACGTCGGCTACGCCGTCGTCGCCGCCTCGATGCTCCCCATCGTCCTGCTGAACGCGTGGGTCTACCGGCCCCACATCGCGGCGCGCGCGACCGAAATCGGCTTCGGGTCGTTCGGCCCGGACGCGGAGGTGACGAGCGGTGACGACTGA